A genome region from Nitrospira sp. includes the following:
- a CDS encoding patatin-like phospholipase family protein yields MAPSFSKRALALGGGGFTGYLFEIGALTALDDLFEDGVTMNDLDLYVGVSAGAAAASLLANGVRPQEILDTNLSGTRPYYFDHRNVFSPAIGEGLKTVWRVTRQLVPLVKLYVRHYGEMTFIDLLDKAQDALPSGIYTLEPFAKYLETIFTVKGLSNTFGGLTKELYIPAIDLETGEGVLFGDQNWQDVPIARAVTASSAVPIYFCPVRIQGRDYIDAGIGRMAFFEVAVQKHVDFMIMINPMARTQERRSPQAPPAVGKSGRRLRDRGFLSIGEQASRINFDARFSQALAGFQQDYPEKEVLVISPVEADALLFERSFLSYDDRIHLLRAGYVAVWTLARDRFSDLAAQFGRHGLVISQARFEGRAGRRLEQLEEVAMGSAPKPLCPIVGPARIGGLGAAWRKAK; encoded by the coding sequence ATGGCACCGTCTTTCAGCAAGCGGGCGCTGGCGTTGGGCGGAGGCGGCTTCACCGGCTACCTGTTCGAAATCGGCGCGTTGACCGCCCTGGATGATCTTTTCGAAGACGGTGTGACGATGAATGATCTCGACCTGTATGTCGGGGTGAGTGCCGGCGCGGCGGCGGCGTCACTCTTGGCCAATGGCGTCAGGCCGCAGGAGATTCTGGACACGAACCTATCCGGCACCAGACCGTATTACTTCGACCATCGGAATGTGTTTTCTCCCGCCATCGGCGAAGGGCTCAAAACGGTGTGGCGGGTGACACGGCAACTTGTTCCGCTCGTGAAGCTCTATGTGCGTCACTATGGAGAGATGACGTTTATCGATTTGCTCGACAAGGCGCAAGACGCGCTGCCGAGCGGGATTTACACGCTGGAACCCTTCGCGAAGTACCTCGAGACGATCTTCACGGTCAAAGGGTTGAGTAACACGTTCGGCGGACTCACCAAAGAACTCTATATTCCGGCCATCGATCTGGAAACCGGCGAGGGTGTGTTGTTCGGCGACCAGAATTGGCAGGACGTGCCGATTGCACGCGCCGTGACGGCCTCCTCAGCCGTCCCGATTTATTTTTGCCCGGTCCGGATCCAAGGCCGGGACTACATCGATGCGGGTATCGGCCGTATGGCGTTCTTCGAGGTCGCCGTTCAGAAGCATGTGGACTTCATGATCATGATCAATCCGATGGCACGAACTCAGGAGAGGCGGTCACCGCAGGCGCCGCCCGCCGTCGGCAAGTCCGGACGTCGCTTGCGGGATAGGGGATTTTTGTCCATCGGGGAACAGGCCTCCCGGATCAATTTCGACGCGCGGTTCTCGCAAGCCTTGGCGGGCTTCCAGCAGGACTATCCGGAGAAGGAAGTGCTCGTTATTTCTCCGGTGGAAGCCGATGCCCTCCTGTTCGAACGGAGTTTTTTGAGTTACGACGATCGGATTCATCTCCTTCGGGCCGGATATGTGGCGGTATGGACGCTGGCCCGGGATCGTTTTAGTGACCTGGCCGCGCAATTCGGTCGCCATGGTCTGGTGATATCGCAGGCCAGGTTCGAGGGCCGTGCCGGGCGGCGCCTGGAGCAGCTTGAGGAAGTGGCGATGGGTTCTGCTCCGAAGCCTCTTTGTCCCATTGTTGGGCCGGCGCGCATCGGCGGTCTCGGCGCGGCTTGGCGCAAGGCCAAGTAA